One Hippocampus zosterae strain Florida chromosome 4, ASM2543408v3, whole genome shotgun sequence genomic window carries:
- the LOC127599480 gene encoding mucolipin-3-like, with translation MVSECLFSLINGDDMFVTFSGMQESSTLVWLFSQVYLYTFISLFIYMVLSLFIALITGAYEAIKHQTQEPIHITDLHAFIAECTDAPNSGKFRGLETSPCSFFCCCDRMTTYEDVLLVN, from the exons ATGGTGTCGGAATGCCTCTTCTCCCTCATCAATGGCGACGACATGTTCGTGACCTTCTCAGGAATGCAGGAGAGCAGCACTCTGGTGTGGCTCTTCAGCCAAGTGTACCTGTACACCTTCATCTCGCTCTTCATCTACATGGTGCTGTCGCTCTTCATCGCGCTCATCACCGGAGCCTACGAGGCCATCAAG CATCAGACCCAGGAGCCCATTCACATCACAGACCTGCATGCTTTCATAGCTGAGTGCACCGATGCGCCAAACTCCGGCAAGTTCAGGGGCCTGGAGACATCGCCGTGCTCCTTTTTCTGCTGCTGTGACAG GATGACAACATATGAGGACGTCCTGCTGGTGAACTGA